Proteins found in one Amycolatopsis umgeniensis genomic segment:
- a CDS encoding RICIN domain-containing protein, producing MRNLRIRATTGVAALAVLVTSLGAGVAGAVPLAGTAAATTAAAADAPLEQSTVEEKMEALDWAAIPQNRDLLALNDMNFVVAVWRKAKEGSELKSAALAAFTSEDSYAPTRFIKTGVRTAALLDIKKEAEREQAEAAKRKLRQDAVTQVPGWKPGDEIYAMSDKDFVFAIWQNAKDGSQVKTGAAAVLRPENATPEALQKFIGTDIKTLRELDRQKELADADEAKRKEEEARANKAARESAAPAAMNVAADANMLALSDRDFVDLIYRKTEGTEVRLAARAALDSSDPKALRDFIFTGVHTAHQRDIDAANAKDREVKLRQVQEVLANAERDGFQPNLVNAAKEALKNPTLKVLTDFLAKGQHEAAKLDFAKPKEGMVIELKGLQSGRCLQVAGLWGPGEGAHANGTGTELWECVSGIKQRWVLHDRGNGRYQLENVNSLKCLTVAGGGVNNNDELVQWDCNAADTAQLWEFLPVGDLGMVELRNVKSGKAATVAGGGTENAALVVQYTNTHASNQAWRLIDVNHNSATLPMQPGEVYLKGRQSGRCLQIAGMWDQPDQGSLARGALTELWDCIGGAAKERWVLADAGDRKYTLKNVNSGKCLDVLGSRATNGANLGQWDCHGGANQQWVFYAGRDGSVKLVNAQTGGLPTVENSATHNGAVVRQYADSNGDEQQWTVTPTV from the coding sequence ATGCGTAATTTGAGAATTCGTGCGACCACCGGCGTCGCCGCACTCGCCGTGCTCGTCACGTCACTCGGCGCGGGGGTCGCCGGGGCCGTGCCACTGGCCGGGACAGCCGCGGCGACGACCGCGGCGGCCGCCGACGCGCCGCTCGAGCAGTCCACTGTGGAAGAGAAGATGGAGGCGCTCGACTGGGCCGCCATCCCGCAGAACCGCGATCTGCTCGCGCTGAACGACATGAACTTCGTGGTCGCGGTGTGGCGCAAGGCGAAAGAAGGCAGCGAGCTGAAGAGCGCCGCCCTCGCGGCGTTCACCAGCGAAGACTCCTACGCCCCCACCCGGTTCATCAAGACCGGCGTCCGGACAGCCGCGCTGCTCGACATCAAGAAGGAAGCCGAGCGCGAGCAGGCCGAGGCCGCGAAGCGCAAGCTGCGCCAGGACGCGGTCACCCAGGTTCCCGGCTGGAAACCCGGCGACGAGATCTACGCGATGTCGGACAAGGATTTCGTTTTCGCGATCTGGCAGAACGCCAAGGACGGTTCCCAGGTGAAGACCGGGGCCGCCGCGGTCCTGCGCCCGGAAAACGCGACTCCGGAAGCGTTGCAGAAGTTCATCGGCACCGATATCAAAACCCTTCGCGAACTCGATCGCCAGAAAGAATTGGCGGACGCGGACGAGGCCAAGCGTAAGGAAGAAGAAGCGCGGGCGAACAAAGCCGCCCGCGAGTCGGCGGCGCCCGCGGCGATGAATGTCGCGGCCGACGCGAACATGCTCGCCCTTTCCGACCGCGATTTCGTGGACCTGATCTACCGCAAGACCGAAGGCACCGAAGTGCGGCTGGCCGCGCGCGCCGCGCTCGACAGCTCCGACCCGAAGGCGCTCCGCGACTTCATCTTCACCGGCGTGCACACCGCGCATCAGCGGGACATCGACGCCGCGAACGCCAAGGACCGCGAGGTCAAACTGCGCCAGGTCCAGGAGGTGCTGGCCAACGCGGAACGCGACGGGTTCCAGCCGAACCTGGTCAACGCCGCCAAAGAGGCGCTGAAGAACCCGACGCTGAAGGTGCTCACCGACTTCCTCGCCAAGGGACAGCACGAAGCGGCGAAGCTCGACTTCGCCAAGCCCAAGGAGGGCATGGTCATCGAGCTGAAGGGGCTCCAGTCGGGCCGGTGCCTGCAGGTGGCGGGCCTGTGGGGACCCGGTGAGGGCGCGCACGCCAACGGCACCGGAACCGAACTGTGGGAGTGCGTCAGCGGGATCAAGCAGCGCTGGGTCCTGCACGACCGCGGCAACGGCCGTTACCAGCTGGAGAACGTCAACTCGCTCAAATGCCTGACCGTCGCGGGTGGCGGCGTGAACAACAACGACGAGCTCGTGCAGTGGGACTGCAACGCCGCCGACACCGCCCAGCTGTGGGAATTCCTCCCGGTGGGCGACCTCGGCATGGTGGAACTGCGCAACGTCAAGAGCGGCAAGGCCGCAACCGTCGCGGGCGGTGGCACGGAGAACGCCGCTCTGGTCGTGCAGTACACCAACACCCACGCCAGCAACCAGGCGTGGCGGCTCATCGACGTGAACCACAACTCGGCGACGCTGCCCATGCAGCCGGGCGAGGTCTACCTCAAGGGTCGTCAGTCCGGCCGTTGCCTCCAGATCGCGGGCATGTGGGACCAGCCGGACCAGGGCTCGCTCGCCCGCGGCGCCCTCACTGAGCTCTGGGACTGCATCGGCGGCGCGGCCAAGGAGCGCTGGGTGCTGGCCGACGCGGGCGACCGCAAGTACACGCTGAAGAACGTCAACTCCGGGAAATGCCTCGACGTGCTGGGCTCCCGCGCGACCAACGGCGCGAACCTCGGCCAGTGGGACTGCCACGGCGGCGCGAACCAGCAGTGGGTGTTCTACGCCGGGCGCGACGGCTCGGTGAAGCTGGTCAACGCCCAGACCGGCGGCCTGCCCACGGTGGAGAACTCCGCCACGCACAACGGCGCCGTCGTCCGGCAGTACGCCGACAGCAACGGCGACGAGCAGCAGTGGACGGTCACGCCGACCGTCTAG
- a CDS encoding glycohydrolase toxin TNT-related protein (This protein contains a domain related to Tuberculosis Necrotizing Toxin, which is the C-terminal effector domain of outer membrane channel protein CpnT, and which has a lethal NAD+-glycohydrolase activity.) has protein sequence MYEKKTGLRHALARVLIVLLVLALPAGLAGPAVAAEPAPPAAAPAAQNPPPPIDEEDAFNRELVQDIADHAEDVEVRDAARAALATGDPAKIREYLDTGDALARKAAADRKKRVAADNRALVTEWSKTAGPIARQRALDVLGTNDDKKIADFVAFGKDLADAEDRSTVEDAAAKAERIKARVTDMVARGGPEVQVLGQAALDSGDPAVIEEFFTTGYTEANKRDGEARAAIEAAQAARNKALQDLQDLADRSARASNARTQILKSSVQAVKSLTDASTAMGFGNQAAKRADQIFEEDKPGRPAGKRGRAAELAGLTAEAKRQFDGATAASREATTQAGLSDAAAQQLKDTGLTQGLDWVQVTKAVAAASQAAVKAAETAWRATEATEAASLALDANANAQAHADNAKKYRLSAEEHARQAHDLELAAAAQAAAAQAAAANAHDARIKAEQAEKNAWAHAAKARAALDRARSQRAIAQQAMTNAISQAGLANAATRRAIGQQDVALFHAGKAIEAHNNAVGAGNRFIDAGNKAADAAGRAQRARDALNSAEFNLAAADAAAAAKAGTPEAETTAREAKRARDEVNLARPAAENSRSESNAAGAAAAAAGAEAARASAAAAQARAEAATASREAKKTHDEAVRSRAEADRANAEAVKANTDAQAAVNLAQAAMEQAAQAKTDAELTKSEAEAAASESVIAQVQAKVAGRASLNARVAADGIASPAARALDLAGPLADTDSDAALAADVASLALAIGQDQADKAKSHADQADQAAKDAADAAKRALGEVAPAYQAAADAAQSAAKAVRSAETAIRAARQAAVDATYARDASRRAGYADAQARQDASAAHGVAAAASNDASIARQAYNQALSDASQANLAASAAEGAVKQADDAAAAAEGMANLIGPIAQQMRDLATTLEGMAPQIREAERTKWVTDVQKWLDEHLPGDTKGEFLKGVAGEIVNMGFGIWTLASCGMGPQTGSGPVMGREEACKSIVDGIGKLIDDPKQLLHWDEWAKNPAKALGMTVVDIGSFFIPGAGGLKVGEGVGKGAGKAIVAVGAGAAKTIGSVLMKGMLDIGGTRFAELVGKFGSVNLSKVLGEVSIAQFVKTLDSVGAAYVTKYIADKGGVELGKLLVGKSPADVASALKLVADASDRAALAKLVDELTTRGKLGPDVIPANVPGKMLDGWKPFEKMSREDMAKLWVPDGGWDKTGAWDWPKAAPNNGKVPGTSNPNYQPVKGDVWDRFGDAKFGKNLSPDGVPYAERAIPPTNLGDGYHRYEWIKPWDSNAGAIESSKVAPAFGQPGGGIQFQTSRTVQQLIDDGYLREIF, from the coding sequence ATGTACGAAAAGAAAACCGGGCTGAGACACGCCCTCGCGCGGGTCCTGATCGTCCTGCTCGTGCTGGCGCTGCCCGCCGGGTTGGCCGGTCCCGCGGTGGCCGCCGAACCGGCCCCGCCCGCCGCCGCGCCGGCGGCACAGAACCCGCCGCCGCCGATCGACGAGGAAGACGCGTTCAACCGCGAACTCGTCCAGGACATCGCCGACCACGCCGAAGACGTCGAAGTCCGGGACGCCGCCCGTGCCGCGCTCGCGACCGGCGACCCGGCCAAGATCCGCGAATACCTCGACACCGGCGACGCGCTGGCCAGGAAGGCCGCCGCGGACCGCAAGAAGCGGGTCGCCGCCGACAACCGGGCGCTGGTCACCGAATGGTCGAAGACCGCGGGCCCGATCGCGCGTCAGCGTGCCCTGGACGTCCTGGGCACCAACGACGACAAGAAGATCGCGGACTTCGTCGCCTTCGGCAAGGATCTCGCGGACGCGGAGGATCGCAGCACCGTCGAGGACGCCGCTGCCAAGGCCGAGCGCATCAAGGCGCGGGTCACCGACATGGTCGCCCGCGGTGGACCCGAGGTCCAGGTGCTCGGTCAGGCCGCTTTGGACAGTGGCGATCCCGCCGTCATCGAAGAGTTCTTCACCACCGGGTACACCGAGGCGAACAAACGCGACGGTGAGGCCCGCGCCGCGATCGAAGCCGCACAGGCCGCGCGGAACAAGGCGCTGCAGGATCTGCAGGACCTCGCCGACCGCTCCGCCCGCGCCTCGAACGCCCGGACCCAGATCCTGAAGTCCAGCGTCCAGGCCGTTAAGTCGCTGACCGACGCGTCCACCGCGATGGGCTTCGGCAACCAGGCGGCCAAACGCGCCGACCAGATCTTCGAAGAGGACAAACCCGGCCGCCCCGCCGGGAAACGCGGCCGCGCGGCCGAACTCGCCGGCCTCACCGCCGAGGCCAAGCGCCAGTTCGACGGCGCCACCGCCGCCTCCCGGGAGGCGACCACCCAGGCCGGGCTTTCGGACGCGGCCGCGCAGCAGCTCAAGGACACCGGACTCACCCAAGGGCTCGACTGGGTGCAGGTGACCAAGGCCGTCGCCGCCGCTTCGCAGGCCGCTGTGAAGGCGGCCGAGACCGCCTGGCGTGCCACGGAAGCGACCGAAGCCGCGAGCCTCGCACTCGACGCCAACGCGAACGCGCAGGCGCACGCCGACAACGCCAAGAAGTACCGGCTGTCGGCCGAGGAACACGCTCGTCAGGCCCACGATCTCGAACTCGCCGCGGCCGCGCAGGCCGCCGCCGCCCAGGCCGCCGCCGCCAACGCGCACGACGCGCGGATCAAGGCCGAACAGGCCGAGAAGAACGCGTGGGCGCACGCGGCCAAGGCCCGTGCCGCTTTGGACCGGGCCCGTTCGCAGCGCGCCATCGCGCAGCAGGCGATGACGAACGCGATCAGCCAGGCCGGGCTGGCCAACGCCGCCACCCGCCGGGCGATCGGGCAGCAGGACGTCGCGCTCTTCCACGCGGGCAAGGCGATCGAGGCGCACAACAACGCCGTCGGCGCCGGGAACCGGTTCATCGACGCGGGCAACAAGGCGGCCGACGCCGCGGGCCGGGCCCAGCGGGCAAGGGATGCGCTGAACTCGGCCGAGTTCAACCTGGCCGCGGCGGACGCCGCCGCGGCGGCCAAGGCGGGCACCCCCGAGGCGGAGACCACCGCCAGGGAGGCGAAACGTGCCCGCGACGAGGTCAACCTCGCCCGGCCCGCCGCGGAGAACTCGCGCTCCGAGTCCAACGCCGCCGGTGCGGCAGCGGCCGCCGCCGGCGCCGAAGCGGCACGGGCCAGTGCCGCCGCCGCGCAGGCGAGGGCCGAGGCCGCGACGGCGTCGCGCGAGGCCAAGAAGACCCACGACGAAGCCGTGCGTTCCCGTGCCGAGGCCGATCGCGCCAACGCCGAGGCCGTCAAGGCCAACACCGACGCGCAGGCCGCGGTCAACCTCGCCCAGGCCGCGATGGAACAGGCCGCGCAGGCCAAGACCGACGCGGAACTGACCAAGTCCGAGGCGGAGGCGGCCGCGAGCGAGTCCGTCATCGCCCAGGTCCAGGCGAAGGTCGCGGGCCGGGCTTCGCTCAACGCCCGGGTCGCCGCGGACGGGATCGCCTCACCCGCCGCGCGGGCACTCGATCTCGCGGGCCCGCTCGCGGACACGGATTCCGACGCGGCGCTCGCCGCCGACGTCGCGTCCCTCGCGCTGGCGATCGGCCAGGACCAGGCCGACAAGGCCAAGAGCCACGCGGACCAGGCCGATCAGGCGGCCAAGGACGCCGCCGACGCCGCCAAACGAGCACTCGGCGAAGTCGCCCCGGCGTACCAGGCCGCGGCGGACGCGGCCCAGTCGGCGGCCAAGGCCGTCCGCTCGGCGGAAACGGCGATCAGGGCGGCCCGCCAAGCGGCCGTCGATGCCACCTACGCCCGCGACGCGAGCCGCCGGGCCGGTTACGCCGACGCACAGGCCCGGCAGGACGCTTCCGCCGCGCACGGGGTCGCGGCCGCGGCGTCGAACGACGCGTCGATCGCCCGGCAGGCCTACAACCAGGCCCTGAGCGACGCCTCCCAGGCCAACCTGGCGGCGTCGGCGGCGGAGGGCGCGGTCAAGCAGGCCGACGACGCGGCGGCCGCCGCGGAGGGCATGGCCAACCTGATCGGCCCGATCGCGCAGCAGATGCGCGACCTCGCGACCACGCTCGAAGGCATGGCCCCGCAGATCCGCGAGGCCGAGCGGACCAAATGGGTCACCGACGTCCAGAAGTGGCTCGACGAGCACCTTCCCGGCGACACCAAGGGCGAGTTCCTCAAGGGCGTCGCGGGCGAGATCGTCAACATGGGCTTCGGGATCTGGACCCTCGCCAGCTGCGGGATGGGCCCGCAGACCGGCTCCGGCCCGGTCATGGGCAGGGAAGAGGCCTGCAAGTCCATCGTGGACGGCATCGGCAAGCTGATCGACGACCCGAAACAGCTGCTGCACTGGGACGAGTGGGCGAAGAACCCGGCCAAGGCGCTGGGCATGACCGTCGTCGACATCGGCTCGTTCTTCATCCCCGGCGCCGGCGGCCTGAAGGTCGGCGAAGGGGTCGGCAAGGGCGCGGGCAAGGCGATCGTCGCGGTCGGCGCCGGTGCGGCGAAGACCATCGGCTCGGTGCTGATGAAGGGCATGCTCGACATCGGCGGCACGAGGTTCGCCGAGCTGGTCGGGAAGTTCGGCTCGGTCAACCTGTCGAAGGTGCTCGGCGAGGTGAGCATCGCCCAGTTCGTCAAGACGCTCGACTCGGTCGGTGCCGCCTACGTCACCAAGTACATCGCCGACAAGGGCGGGGTCGAGCTCGGCAAGCTGCTCGTCGGCAAGTCACCCGCCGACGTCGCCAGCGCGCTGAAGCTGGTGGCCGACGCGTCCGACCGGGCGGCGCTGGCGAAGCTGGTCGACGAGCTGACCACCCGCGGCAAGCTCGGTCCGGACGTCATCCCGGCCAACGTGCCCGGGAAGATGCTCGACGGCTGGAAGCCGTTCGAGAAGATGAGCCGTGAGGACATGGCCAAGCTGTGGGTGCCGGACGGCGGCTGGGACAAGACCGGCGCCTGGGACTGGCCGAAGGCCGCGCCCAACAACGGCAAGGTGCCCGGTACGTCCAACCCGAACTACCAGCCCGTCAAGGGTGACGTGTGGGACCGCTTCGGCGACGCCAAGTTCGGGAAGAACCTTTCGCCCGACGGGGTGCCGTACGCCGAGCGCGCGATCCCGCCGACCAACCTCGGCGACGGTTACCATCGCTACGAGTGGATCAAGCCGTGGGACTCGAACGCGGGCGCCATCGAATCCAGCAAGGTCGCCCCCGCCTTCGGGCAGCCCGGCGGCGGGATCCAGTTCCAAACGTCGAGGACCGTCCAGCAACTCATCGACGACGGCTACCTGAGGGAGATCTTCTGA
- a CDS encoding arabinosyltransferase domain-containing protein yields the protein MRLIAVTLGLLSALCALAFPFLPVVQDTAEVVWPTGGDTRSVNAPLTGYWAQDLRVDLPCTTVRSLDSRSQGQALLFSTVPDGRTDPRAGKGVGLQLRIDNGVLLASSQGQQIVQQPLPQNNCDVELRADANQMTLTVAETVVFHAEGDVRPRLVGIYSSINAGKDPIAGLHVSVVPDTRYQTSPTLLKWIIGVIAALSFIGCLIAVWRMDSGSARRAPRWAPVGWWRLTARDATVIIALGAWVFIGPVTSDDGYILTMSRVAEETGYLTNYHRWFGVAEAPFGWFYHVYQLMAHVSTVPPWIRLPSFVLGVLSWLLISREVMPRLGTQVRTSRAAGWAAAAVFLVWWMPFNNGVRPEPVAALGSLLAICAVERALVTRRLLPLALGLTAAGFTLAATPTGLIAVAPFLVAARPLFKLVRQRAENGWLPVLAPVLAAGLLVLVVVFADQTFATVQEATRIRTQVGPNLSWFQELARYQLLFESLPDGSMPRRFPVLLVLLCTGTCLVVLLRRGRIPGAALGPSRRLIGTVALFFLLLALTPTKWTHHFGAFAAVGAAMAALTALATSSTVLRSRRNRAAFLAGLLVVGALAATGPNSFWFVSKLGVQWTGVAPSIGGIPLSTILLIAAAISGIYAFVENVRAHRPGLPAGPQEGRGRSLRLGSLSLVVVCGLMAGGEFVSMAWAIHNQQGSYSLGAANFGHLSGKSCNLSDHVMVERDAATSILRAQPEQRTVPVKKEEPPAGQTPPPLPDPEQDNGRVQTGFHTRAIDDKDPLAEPPHGFKPDEVPMWSSFLDPETRAGRLRSDWYALAEKPADGQIVVATAGASRRPTSVSLDYGVNTGEGVKVVRSQFVLPPGAGTNGWNDTRINLRDLPAETTSVRINIVDNDLTEDGWIAASAPRVPTFTTLTEKIAGKPVYVDWPASFVYPCVQPVTSHDGISKMPEYRITAGAVADEANWASSTNGGPIGWLEEVAAEPEVPSYLIGQPSQSWGQLLQVEPFTEGIAPTIVHGEKVVPGWWSPGPGPRQPNGKDPTR from the coding sequence ATGCGTTTGATCGCTGTCACGCTGGGGTTGCTGTCCGCCTTGTGCGCGTTGGCTTTCCCCTTCCTGCCGGTGGTGCAGGACACAGCGGAGGTCGTCTGGCCAACGGGCGGCGACACCCGCTCCGTCAACGCGCCCTTGACCGGGTACTGGGCTCAAGACCTGCGCGTCGATCTGCCGTGCACGACCGTCCGGTCACTGGACTCGCGTTCACAGGGGCAGGCGCTGCTGTTCTCGACCGTGCCCGACGGCCGCACCGACCCGAGGGCGGGCAAGGGCGTCGGCCTGCAGCTGCGCATCGACAACGGTGTGCTGCTCGCGTCCAGCCAGGGTCAGCAGATCGTCCAGCAGCCGCTTCCGCAGAACAATTGCGACGTCGAGCTCCGCGCGGACGCGAACCAGATGACGCTGACCGTCGCCGAGACGGTGGTCTTCCACGCCGAGGGCGACGTCCGGCCGCGACTGGTCGGGATCTACTCGTCGATCAACGCGGGCAAGGACCCGATCGCCGGACTGCACGTCTCGGTCGTCCCGGACACCCGCTACCAGACCTCGCCGACGCTGCTGAAGTGGATCATCGGCGTGATCGCGGCGCTGTCGTTCATCGGCTGCCTGATCGCGGTGTGGCGGATGGACTCCGGTTCCGCCCGCCGCGCGCCTCGCTGGGCGCCCGTCGGCTGGTGGCGGCTGACCGCCCGCGACGCCACGGTGATCATCGCGCTCGGCGCGTGGGTCTTCATCGGCCCGGTCACGTCGGACGACGGCTACATCCTCACGATGTCCAGAGTCGCCGAGGAAACCGGCTATCTGACCAACTACCACCGCTGGTTCGGCGTCGCCGAGGCCCCGTTCGGCTGGTTCTACCACGTGTATCAGCTGATGGCGCACGTCAGCACGGTGCCGCCGTGGATCCGGCTCCCGTCGTTCGTCCTCGGCGTGCTGAGCTGGCTGCTGATCAGCCGCGAGGTCATGCCGCGCCTCGGCACGCAGGTCCGGACGAGCCGCGCGGCGGGCTGGGCCGCCGCCGCCGTCTTCCTGGTCTGGTGGATGCCGTTCAACAACGGTGTCCGGCCGGAACCGGTCGCCGCGCTGGGCTCGCTGCTGGCGATCTGCGCCGTGGAGCGCGCGCTCGTGACGCGCCGCCTGCTGCCGCTGGCCCTCGGCCTCACCGCCGCCGGGTTCACCCTGGCCGCGACGCCGACCGGGCTGATCGCGGTCGCGCCGTTCCTGGTCGCCGCCCGCCCGCTGTTCAAACTGGTCCGCCAGCGCGCCGAGAACGGCTGGCTGCCGGTGCTCGCGCCGGTGCTGGCCGCCGGGCTGCTGGTGCTGGTCGTGGTGTTCGCCGACCAGACCTTCGCCACCGTTCAGGAGGCGACCCGGATCCGCACCCAGGTCGGGCCGAACCTGTCGTGGTTCCAGGAACTCGCGCGCTACCAATTGCTCTTCGAGAGCCTGCCGGACGGCTCGATGCCACGCCGGTTCCCCGTGCTGCTCGTGTTGCTGTGCACCGGGACCTGCCTGGTGGTGCTGCTGCGCCGCGGCCGGATCCCCGGCGCCGCGCTCGGCCCCAGCCGCCGCCTGATCGGCACGGTCGCGCTGTTCTTCCTGCTGCTGGCGCTGACGCCGACCAAGTGGACGCACCACTTCGGCGCGTTCGCCGCGGTCGGCGCGGCCATGGCGGCGCTGACGGCGCTGGCGACCAGTTCGACGGTGCTGCGGTCGAGACGGAACCGGGCGGCTTTCCTCGCCGGGCTGCTCGTGGTCGGCGCGCTGGCCGCGACCGGGCCCAACTCGTTCTGGTTCGTCTCGAAACTCGGCGTGCAGTGGACCGGGGTGGCGCCGTCGATCGGCGGGATCCCGCTGTCGACGATCCTGCTGATCGCGGCCGCGATCTCCGGGATCTACGCGTTCGTGGAGAACGTCCGCGCGCACCGGCCGGGGCTGCCGGCCGGGCCGCAGGAAGGCCGTGGCCGCTCGCTGCGGCTCGGATCGCTCTCGCTGGTGGTCGTGTGTGGCCTGATGGCCGGGGGCGAGTTCGTCAGCATGGCGTGGGCGATCCACAACCAACAGGGTTCCTACAGCCTCGGCGCCGCGAACTTCGGGCATCTGTCCGGCAAGAGCTGCAACCTTTCCGACCACGTGATGGTGGAACGGGACGCCGCGACCAGCATCCTGCGGGCCCAGCCCGAACAGCGAACGGTCCCGGTGAAGAAGGAGGAGCCGCCCGCCGGGCAGACCCCGCCGCCGCTGCCCGATCCGGAACAGGACAACGGCCGCGTGCAGACCGGGTTCCACACCCGCGCGATCGACGACAAGGACCCGCTGGCCGAACCGCCGCACGGCTTCAAACCCGACGAAGTGCCGATGTGGAGCAGCTTCCTCGACCCCGAAACGCGGGCCGGACGCCTGCGCAGCGACTGGTACGCCCTCGCCGAGAAGCCCGCGGACGGTCAGATCGTGGTCGCCACCGCGGGTGCCTCGCGGCGGCCGACGTCGGTCAGCCTCGACTACGGCGTGAACACCGGCGAAGGCGTGAAGGTCGTCCGGAGTCAGTTCGTGCTCCCGCCGGGCGCCGGGACCAACGGCTGGAACGACACCCGGATCAACCTGCGCGACCTCCCCGCCGAGACGACGTCGGTGCGGATCAACATCGTCGACAACGACCTCACCGAGGACGGCTGGATCGCCGCCTCGGCGCCCCGCGTGCCGACGTTCACCACGCTGACCGAGAAGATCGCGGGCAAACCGGTGTACGTCGACTGGCCCGCGTCGTTCGTCTACCCGTGCGTGCAGCCGGTGACCTCGCACGACGGCATCTCGAAGATGCCCGAATACCGGATCACCGCGGGCGCCGTCGCCGACGAGGCGAACTGGGCGTCCAGCACCAACGGCGGCCCGATCGGCTGGCTCGAAGAGGTCGCCGCCGAACCCGAGGTGCCCAGTTACCTGATCGGCCAGCCGAGCCAGTCCTGGGGGCAGTTGCTGCAGGTCGAACCGTTCACCGAGGGGATCGCTCCGACGATCGTCCACGGTGAGAAGGTCGTCCCCGGCTGGTGGTCGCCGGGTCCCGGCCCGAGGCAGCCGAACGGCAAGGACCCCACGCGCTGA
- a CDS encoding cobalt-precorrin-6A reductase translates to MTLLILGGTGEARELAKELAARGEHVVSSLAGRVVRPKLPDGEVRVGGFGGPEGLARWLTENDVAAMIDATHPFAERIGANAAEAARETGTPLLRLARPGWTERPGDTWHWAEDLDHAARLLPALGERVFLTSGRQGLAAFAGLDALWFLIRCVDPPEVALPRRREVLLDRGPYTVDRERALMERHRVDVLVTKDSGGAMTAAKLTAARELDLPVVVVRRPPRPETASVTTVQDALTWLDAETKGSPA, encoded by the coding sequence ATGACCCTGCTGATCCTCGGCGGCACCGGTGAGGCCAGGGAACTCGCGAAGGAGCTGGCGGCGCGCGGCGAGCACGTCGTGTCGTCGCTCGCGGGGCGCGTCGTGCGGCCGAAGCTGCCCGACGGCGAAGTCCGCGTCGGCGGCTTCGGCGGTCCGGAAGGTCTCGCGCGCTGGCTGACCGAGAACGACGTCGCGGCGATGATCGACGCCACTCATCCTTTCGCCGAACGCATCGGCGCCAACGCGGCCGAAGCCGCGCGCGAAACCGGCACACCGTTGCTCAGGCTGGCCAGGCCGGGATGGACGGAACGCCCCGGCGACACCTGGCACTGGGCCGAGGACCTCGACCACGCCGCGCGGCTGCTCCCGGCGCTCGGTGAACGCGTGTTCCTCACCAGCGGCCGTCAGGGGCTCGCCGCCTTCGCCGGCCTCGACGCCCTCTGGTTCCTGATCCGCTGCGTCGATCCGCCCGAGGTGGCGCTCCCCCGGCGTCGCGAAGTCCTGCTGGACCGCGGCCCGTACACGGTGGACAGGGAACGCGCGCTGATGGAACGGCACCGCGTCGACGTGCTCGTCACGAAGGACAGCGGCGGCGCGATGACCGCCGCGAAGCTGACCGCGGCCCGCGAACTCGACCTCCCGGTGGTCGTCGTCCGGCGGCCACCGCGCCCCGAAACGGCCAGCGTGACGACGGTTCAGGACGCCTTAACCTGGCTCGACGCCGAGACCAAGGGCAGCCCTGCGTAA
- a CDS encoding Gfo/Idh/MocA family oxidoreductase: MKNLRWGLLAAGTIAAEFAAGVEESKHGVLEAVAARSGDRAAEFASRFEIPKCYGSYEDLLADPDVDAVYISTPHPLHGEWAIRAAEAGKHILCEKPLTVSVSEAEKVIEAARVNDVFLMEAFMYRLHPQIRRLAELISCGAIGEVRAVDVAFSYNFAVPRLTDPALGGGGIFDVGCYCTSLSRLVSQAATGQDVVEPEEVLGMARLDENGIDEFAFGLLRLPGGILAQLACGFQLTQDDHIRVYGSQGQLYVPKPAWIHEMREPKTSQIILTPEGGEPEVIEVEATQGLFAREADHVATHLADRQAPELTWAETLANLRTLERWRAAVAR, translated from the coding sequence GTGAAGAACCTTCGCTGGGGCCTGCTGGCCGCCGGGACCATCGCCGCCGAATTCGCGGCGGGCGTCGAAGAGAGCAAGCACGGCGTGCTGGAGGCCGTCGCCGCGCGGTCCGGCGACCGGGCGGCCGAGTTCGCGAGCCGCTTCGAGATCCCCAAATGCTATGGCTCCTACGAGGATCTGCTCGCCGATCCCGACGTCGACGCGGTCTACATCTCGACGCCGCATCCGCTGCACGGCGAATGGGCGATCCGCGCGGCCGAGGCAGGCAAACACATCCTGTGCGAGAAACCGCTGACAGTCTCCGTCAGCGAAGCCGAGAAGGTCATCGAAGCGGCCCGCGTCAACGACGTCTTCCTCATGGAGGCGTTCATGTACCGGCTGCATCCGCAGATCCGGCGGCTGGCCGAGCTGATCTCCTGCGGCGCCATCGGCGAGGTCCGCGCCGTGGACGTCGCCTTCAGCTACAACTTCGCCGTCCCCCGGCTCACCGATCCCGCGCTGGGCGGCGGCGGGATCTTCGACGTGGGGTGTTACTGCACCTCGCTTTCGCGGCTGGTTTCGCAGGCCGCGACCGGGCAGGACGTCGTCGAGCCCGAAGAGGTACTCGGGATGGCGAGGCTCGACGAGAACGGCATCGACGAGTTCGCCTTCGGGCTACTGCGGCTGCCGGGCGGGATCCTCGCGCAACTGGCTTGCGGCTTCCAGCTGACACAGGACGACCACATCCGCGTCTACGGCTCGCAAGGACAGCTGTACGTGCCGAAACCGGCGTGGATCCACGAAATGCGCGAACCGAAGACCTCGCAGATCATCCTCACGCCGGAAGGTGGCGAGCCCGAGGTGATCGAGGTCGAGGCGACACAGGGCCTCTTCGCCCGCGAAGCCGACCACGTCGCCACGCATCTCGCCGACCGGCAAGCGCCCGAACTCACCTGGGCGGAGACGCTCGCCAACCTGCGCACGCTGGAACGGTGGCGCGCGGCCGTGGCCCGATGA